TTTCGAGCGTGCTTCCAGCCTCCGGTCCTTGGGTATTGTTGACCAAAATATCTACGGTATGGTCCTTAAAATAATTACTGATGATTTTCTGATAAGCTTCAAAATCAGTAAAATCAACGACTAGATAACCATGCTTTTGCCCCTCTGTTGCGGATAATTCTGAAATGGCATTCTTTAGTTTTTCTTCATTTCTGGACATCAGGGTAACGCTTGCCCCACTAGCCGCCAATTGTGTTGCTATAGCCTTTCCGATACCGCTGCTGCTACCTCCTACTAAAGCCTTTTTGTTTTTAAGGGATATGTTCATCTTTAAAATTTTCTATCACCTATTTATATTCCTCACGCGTTGGACTAAAAACATCCATAAGTTTACAGGCTGTCAATGCTCGTCCACTATGTTTTTGATGTGGTGCAATGACCACAATATCTCCAGAAAAATAGGTCTTGGTTTCCCCGTCCAGGGTAAACTCAAATTCGCCTTCAAGAACGTGCATAATCTGTTCGT
This sequence is a window from Maribacter aestuarii. Protein-coding genes within it:
- a CDS encoding cupin domain-containing protein, whose translation is MDFKLSSLPSKEIMPGYHGRLVHATNMSIAFWDVEKDAEVPEHSHMNEQIMHVLEGEFEFTLDGETKTYFSGDIVVIAPHQKHSGRALTACKLMDVFSPTREEYK